In one Variovorax sp. V213 genomic region, the following are encoded:
- the ggt gene encoding gamma-glutamyltransferase yields MSGKGMVSCPQPEAAESGVEILRAGGSAVDAAVACALVQTVVDPLMCSIGGFGTAAVHRPEAGIHEYVDFHAPAPLGARAEMWEHLLEGETRDGFGFSIKGRLNDIGYQAIAVPGTLCGLERLHTRHGRLPWREVVAPAIAWARDGFMVRPAMYAFWIDEPLAGRVSNRERLLYSASGRELFCRPDGTPKTIGTPLRNPDYANTLETIARDGAVSFYRGELAHRMVEDLAAHGGLLSLQDLATYAPRENAPLVGSYRDRRITTNQPPGGGAMLLQMLNILEQFDLRALGHNTPEYIRIVCEAMKRATIDKDRHLGDPAFLEVPLDRLLSKAYAAQAAAAINAGEKADVPRLNLGAPVPKDTTHLSVVDGDRNCVAITHSLAMPSGVMTPGLGFMYNGCMGVFDPRPGRTGSIAPGKARFTSACPTIVFRGDEPEIVLGAPGGTQIAMGVLQAILNVADHGMSMQEAVSAARFSSTSNIIDISNRIPRSVSRPLESLGYEVVRNPFGYTIASVHGIRINGERLEGGADPGRDGVAYEA; encoded by the coding sequence ATGAGCGGCAAAGGAATGGTGAGCTGCCCGCAGCCTGAAGCGGCGGAGTCGGGCGTTGAAATTCTGCGGGCAGGCGGGAGCGCGGTCGACGCGGCAGTCGCCTGCGCCCTTGTGCAAACGGTGGTGGATCCGCTGATGTGCAGCATCGGCGGCTTCGGCACGGCCGCCGTACACCGCCCAGAAGCCGGCATTCACGAGTATGTGGACTTCCACGCTCCCGCGCCGCTTGGCGCTCGAGCAGAGATGTGGGAGCACTTGCTGGAGGGTGAGACGCGCGACGGTTTTGGCTTCAGCATCAAGGGCCGCTTGAACGACATCGGCTACCAAGCCATCGCCGTTCCAGGAACGCTCTGCGGACTAGAGCGCCTGCACACACGGCATGGCCGCCTTCCGTGGCGAGAAGTGGTCGCACCTGCCATTGCATGGGCCCGGGACGGGTTCATGGTACGGCCGGCGATGTATGCGTTCTGGATCGACGAGCCGCTCGCTGGTCGAGTAAGCAACAGAGAGCGGCTCCTGTACTCGGCCTCCGGTCGGGAACTTTTCTGCCGGCCGGACGGCACTCCCAAGACCATCGGCACACCGCTGCGAAACCCGGACTACGCGAACACGCTGGAGACGATCGCGCGTGATGGAGCAGTGTCCTTCTACCGCGGTGAACTCGCCCATCGTATGGTGGAGGACCTGGCTGCCCACGGCGGCCTGCTGTCTTTGCAAGATCTCGCGACCTACGCACCACGCGAGAACGCTCCACTGGTAGGAAGCTACAGGGACCGACGCATCACCACCAACCAGCCTCCTGGTGGCGGCGCGATGCTGCTCCAGATGCTCAACATCTTGGAGCAGTTCGACCTGAGGGCGCTCGGGCACAACACGCCGGAATACATCCGCATCGTATGTGAGGCGATGAAGCGCGCCACCATCGACAAGGACCGGCATCTCGGTGACCCGGCATTTCTAGAGGTGCCGCTGGATCGCCTGCTCTCCAAGGCTTACGCGGCGCAGGCTGCTGCCGCTATCAATGCCGGCGAGAAGGCCGACGTGCCCCGTCTTAACTTGGGCGCCCCTGTTCCAAAGGACACGACGCACCTTTCCGTGGTGGATGGAGACCGCAATTGTGTTGCCATCACGCATTCGCTCGCGATGCCGTCCGGTGTGATGACGCCCGGCCTTGGCTTCATGTACAACGGCTGCATGGGCGTGTTCGACCCGCGACCAGGCAGAACGGGCAGCATCGCACCCGGAAAGGCAAGGTTCACTTCGGCCTGTCCCACCATCGTGTTCCGCGGAGACGAGCCCGAAATTGTGCTTGGCGCGCCGGGCGGAACGCAGATCGCGATGGGCGTGCTGCAGGCAATCCTGAACGTTGCGGATCATGGGATGAGCATGCAAGAGGCCGTATCTGCTGCGCGCTTCTCGTCCACGAGCAACATCATCGATATTTCGAATCGCATTCCACGCTCCGTGTCCCGGCCGCTTGAGAGTCTGGGCTACGAAGTGGTTCGGAATCCGTTCGGGTACACGATTGCTTCTGTGCACGGGATCCGCATCAACGGCGAACGCCTCGAGGGCGGCGCCGACCCTGGCCGCGACGGCGTGGCTTACGAGGCTTGA
- a CDS encoding amidase codes for MSETASVRPALTDLTASELADGLRRRSFSCRELMQATVDRIGALNPTFNTIVNMAPVEKLLAEADAADADLASGKVRGWLHGIPMAVKDFADVVGFPTTKGCELLAGNMPTSDSILTARMKAAGCIVIGKTTTPEFGLGSHTFSTLWGVTRNAWDPAVSAGGSSGGAAVSLAQRMLPVADGSDGMGSLRNPAGWNHVFGMRPSQGRVPQAGMSDVWIDLLSNEGPMGRSIRDVGRLLATQSGFDPRSPLSMQMPLGWKEHEAVDPGILSGMRIGWLGDLGGHLAMETGVLDACREALRHLEAAGAVVEEVPLGFDPKQLWECWLTWRRAGAGPRVGALMQLPGAKEKIKPEAQWEYECSRGMSFTDFRQASQVRTNYYQHMRTMLNQWDLLVLPSAQCWPFNAQERWPKQIAGREMDTYHRWMEVAIYATLGGLPALVVPAGFHPNGRWPMGIQLIGPYGGDAKVLRAGAAYEQIRADFIARRPAEVKFPNEA; via the coding sequence ATGAGTGAAACCGCCTCCGTGAGGCCTGCCTTGACCGACCTGACGGCTTCCGAACTCGCAGATGGCCTGCGGCGCCGGTCGTTCTCTTGCCGCGAGCTGATGCAGGCCACGGTCGATCGCATTGGTGCGCTCAACCCCACCTTCAACACTATCGTCAACATGGCTCCGGTCGAGAAGCTATTGGCTGAAGCCGATGCTGCTGACGCCGACCTGGCCAGCGGCAAGGTGCGGGGCTGGCTGCATGGCATCCCCATGGCCGTTAAGGATTTCGCAGACGTCGTTGGCTTCCCCACCACGAAAGGTTGCGAGCTGCTGGCCGGCAATATGCCCACGAGCGACTCCATCCTGACTGCACGCATGAAGGCCGCAGGCTGCATCGTGATCGGCAAGACGACGACGCCTGAGTTCGGGCTGGGCTCGCATACGTTCAGCACTCTGTGGGGTGTGACCCGCAATGCATGGGATCCGGCAGTGAGCGCCGGCGGCAGCAGCGGAGGGGCGGCCGTTTCCCTGGCGCAGCGCATGCTCCCGGTCGCGGACGGGTCAGACGGAATGGGTTCACTGCGGAACCCGGCAGGCTGGAACCACGTCTTCGGCATGCGCCCATCGCAAGGAAGAGTACCCCAGGCTGGAATGTCGGACGTGTGGATCGACCTGCTCTCGAACGAGGGTCCCATGGGCCGTAGCATCCGCGACGTGGGGCGGCTCTTGGCCACACAAAGCGGTTTCGATCCGCGCTCGCCGCTTTCCATGCAGATGCCTTTGGGCTGGAAGGAACACGAGGCCGTCGATCCGGGGATTCTCAGCGGCATGCGCATAGGCTGGCTGGGCGACCTTGGCGGCCACCTCGCGATGGAAACCGGGGTGCTGGACGCCTGTCGCGAAGCGCTTCGTCACCTCGAAGCGGCGGGCGCCGTGGTCGAGGAGGTGCCATTGGGGTTCGATCCCAAGCAGCTGTGGGAATGCTGGCTGACTTGGCGCCGCGCAGGCGCGGGGCCACGTGTCGGGGCGCTCATGCAACTGCCAGGTGCCAAGGAGAAGATCAAGCCGGAGGCTCAGTGGGAGTACGAGTGCTCGCGCGGCATGAGCTTTACCGATTTCCGTCAGGCAAGCCAGGTTCGCACGAATTACTACCAGCACATGCGCACCATGCTGAATCAGTGGGACCTGCTCGTGCTGCCTTCCGCGCAGTGTTGGCCGTTCAACGCGCAGGAGCGCTGGCCCAAACAGATCGCGGGACGCGAGATGGACACCTACCACCGCTGGATGGAGGTCGCAATCTATGCCACCCTTGGCGGCTTGCCTGCCTTGGTGGTACCCGCCGGCTTCCATCCGAACGGCCGTTGGCCCATGGGCATCCAGCTGATCGGCCCGTACGGCGGCGACGCCAAGGTACTGCGTGCAGGAGCGGCATACGAGCAGATCCGCGCCGATTTTATTGCGCGGCGACCTGCCGAAGTGAAATTCCCGAATGAAGCTTAA
- a CDS encoding pyridoxamine 5'-phosphate oxidase family protein yields MSDKYKATDRTTLTRRPHRGIYDKDAIRAILDEGFMCNVAYVHEGAPRVLPTGYGRMGDYIYIHGSNQSTMLSAALSGEVCVLVTHVDGLVLARSLYNHSVNYRSVVVLGRPEEVTDPQEKLASFEAYARHVLKGRFADVRPPNSKELNSTTVMRIPIVEAVAKMRAGPPTDFEFDLDRDCWAGELLIKQVFAGATRDPQGRQDVPVPRYIEEYEKLPSVERQEVDNTPDA; encoded by the coding sequence ATGAGTGACAAGTACAAAGCGACAGACCGCACGACGCTAACCCGTCGCCCTCACCGGGGGATCTACGACAAGGATGCTATTCGGGCAATTCTTGACGAAGGGTTCATGTGCAATGTGGCCTACGTCCACGAAGGGGCGCCCCGCGTGTTGCCGACTGGCTATGGCCGGATGGGCGACTACATCTACATTCACGGCTCCAACCAGAGCACGATGCTCAGCGCGGCGCTGAGTGGGGAGGTGTGCGTCCTCGTCACTCATGTGGATGGCCTGGTTTTGGCACGTTCGCTCTACAACCACTCTGTTAACTACCGTTCCGTGGTGGTGTTGGGGCGTCCAGAAGAAGTGACCGATCCGCAGGAGAAACTCGCCTCCTTCGAGGCCTACGCGCGCCACGTCCTGAAAGGCCGTTTTGCCGATGTGAGGCCTCCGAACTCCAAGGAGTTGAACAGCACGACGGTGATGCGCATTCCCATTGTCGAGGCAGTTGCAAAGATGCGGGCGGGTCCGCCAACGGATTTCGAGTTCGATCTGGACCGCGATTGCTGGGCCGGCGAACTGCTGATCAAGCAGGTCTTCGCGGGTGCCACCCGCGACCCCCAAGGTCGGCAGGACGTCCCGGTGCCGCGGTACATCGAGGAGTACGAGAAGCTGCCCAGCGTTGAACGGCAAGAGGTCGACAACACTCCGGACGCATGA
- a CDS encoding nuclear transport factor 2 family protein, protein MTDWKSYQEGSAALDAETAQNWLDQVVAAVSTLDTDLILDIFTDDVVADLGAVVLTGKEQLRPFVRERYSRYTHYDLRKTVRAVAGDLVICDARLRWKSPEHSTLQHTRAIEILQVRGGRIARWDNASSSWSATEG, encoded by the coding sequence ATGACCGATTGGAAGAGCTATCAAGAAGGCAGTGCGGCCCTCGATGCGGAGACCGCACAGAATTGGCTGGATCAAGTGGTGGCGGCCGTCAGCACCTTGGATACTGATCTCATTCTGGATATCTTCACGGATGACGTTGTCGCCGACCTCGGCGCCGTTGTCCTGACCGGGAAAGAGCAACTGCGCCCCTTCGTCCGTGAGCGGTACTCGAGATACACCCACTACGACCTTCGCAAGACTGTTCGCGCAGTCGCGGGCGACCTCGTCATCTGTGACGCGCGATTGCGCTGGAAGTCGCCTGAACACTCAACGCTGCAGCACACTCGAGCCATCGAGATCCTTCAAGTCCGCGGTGGCCGAATTGCACGCTGGGACAATGCGAGTTCGTCGTGGTCTGCCACTGAGGGTTGA